A region of Bacillus cabrialesii DNA encodes the following proteins:
- the mreBH gene encoding cell shape-determining protein MreBH — protein MFQSTEIGIDLGTANILVYSKNKGIILNEPSVVAVDTTTKAVLAIGADAKNMIGKTPGKIVAVRPMKDGVIADYDMTTDLLKHIMKKAAKSIGMTFRKPNVVVCTPSGSTAVERRAISDAVKNCGAKNVHLIEEPVAAAIGADLPVDEPVANVVVDIGGGTTEVAIISFGGVVSCHSIRIGGDQLDEDIVSFVRKKYNLLIGERTAEQVKMEIGHALIEHVPDAMEIRGRDLVTGLPKTIMLQSNEIQDAMRESLLHILEAIRATLEDCPPELSGDIVDRGVILTGGGALLNGIKEWLSEEIVVPVHVAQNPLESVAIGTGRSLEVIDKLQKAVK, from the coding sequence ATGTTTCAATCAACTGAAATTGGGATTGACTTAGGAACAGCTAATATACTTGTTTATAGCAAAAATAAAGGGATTATCTTAAATGAACCATCTGTTGTGGCAGTGGATACAACAACAAAGGCAGTCCTTGCAATCGGAGCTGACGCAAAAAACATGATCGGTAAAACACCGGGCAAAATTGTCGCTGTCAGACCGATGAAAGATGGCGTTATCGCAGACTATGATATGACAACTGATCTGCTAAAGCACATTATGAAAAAAGCCGCAAAAAGCATCGGCATGACGTTCAGAAAACCGAACGTAGTCGTATGCACACCGTCAGGCTCAACAGCAGTTGAACGCCGCGCCATCAGTGATGCTGTGAAAAATTGCGGCGCGAAAAACGTCCACTTAATTGAAGAGCCGGTTGCAGCCGCTATCGGTGCGGATTTACCGGTTGATGAGCCGGTTGCCAATGTGGTAGTAGATATCGGCGGAGGGACGACAGAGGTCGCCATCATTTCCTTCGGCGGCGTTGTTTCCTGCCATTCTATCAGAATAGGCGGAGACCAGCTTGATGAGGACATCGTTTCGTTTGTCCGAAAAAAATACAATTTGCTGATCGGCGAGCGCACAGCCGAGCAGGTAAAAATGGAAATTGGCCATGCGCTGATTGAGCATGTTCCAGACGCAATGGAAATTCGGGGACGAGATCTCGTGACAGGCCTTCCAAAAACCATTATGCTTCAATCTAACGAAATTCAAGATGCAATGCGTGAATCTCTCCTTCATATTCTTGAAGCCATCAGAGCCACACTTGAGGACTGCCCGCCTGAATTGAGCGGAGATATTGTTGACCGAGGCGTTATTTTAACAGGAGGCGGCGCGCTCCTTAACGGGATTAAAGAATGGCTATCAGAAGAAATTGTCGTGCCTGTACATGTGGCGCAAAACCCGCTTGAATCTGTGGCAATCGGTACAGGCCGTTCTTTAGAAGTGATTGATAAGCTTCAAAAGGCAGTTAAATAG
- a CDS encoding PTS fructose transporter subunit IIABC → MKITELLTKHTIKLNIESKEKENVIDEMVTVLDKAGKLNDRQAYKEAILNRESQSSTGIGEGIAIPHAKTASVINPAIAFGRSKDGVDYESLDGQPAHLVFMIAATEGANNTHLEALSRLSTLLMREEIRKQLLEAESEDAIIDIINQHDKDDDEEEEEEEAAPAPAGKGKILAVTACPTGIAHTFMAADALKEKAKELGVDIKVETNGSSGIKHKLTAQEIEDAPAIIVAADKQVEMERFKGKRVLQVPVTAGIRRPQELIEKAMNQDAPIYQGSGGSSASNDEDEARGKSGSGIGNAFYKHLMSGVSNMLPFVVGGGILVAISFFWGINSSNPDDPTYNTFAAALKFIGGDNALGLIVAVLAGFIAMSIADRPGFAPGMVGGFMATQANAGFLGGLIAGFLAGYVVILLKKAFTFIPQSLDGLKPVLIYPLFGIFITGVLMQFVINTPVAAFMNFLTNWLESLGTGNLVLMGIILGGMMAIDMGGPLNKAAFTFGIAMIDAGNYAPHAAIMAGGMVPPLGIALATTIFRNKFSQRDREAGITCYFMGAAFVTEGAIPFAAADPLRVIPAAVIGAAVAGGLTEFFRVTLPAPHGGVFVAFITNHPLLYLLSIVIGAVVMAIILGIVKKPVTEK, encoded by the coding sequence GTGAAAATAACTGAGCTTTTAACGAAGCATACGATAAAGCTTAATATTGAGAGCAAAGAAAAAGAAAATGTTATTGACGAAATGGTCACTGTTCTTGATAAGGCTGGAAAGTTAAATGACCGACAAGCCTATAAAGAAGCCATTTTAAATCGCGAGAGCCAAAGCTCAACGGGTATCGGCGAAGGAATCGCTATTCCGCATGCCAAAACAGCAAGCGTTATCAACCCGGCGATCGCGTTCGGACGTTCAAAAGACGGTGTCGATTATGAATCATTAGACGGTCAGCCGGCTCACTTGGTATTCATGATTGCGGCGACTGAAGGCGCAAACAACACTCACCTTGAGGCATTGTCGAGACTTTCAACACTATTAATGCGTGAAGAAATCCGCAAGCAGCTGCTTGAAGCTGAGTCAGAAGATGCCATCATCGACATCATTAATCAGCATGATAAAGATGATGACGAAGAGGAAGAGGAAGAAGAAGCGGCACCAGCACCTGCAGGAAAAGGAAAAATTCTAGCGGTTACTGCATGTCCGACAGGTATTGCTCACACATTCATGGCTGCGGATGCGCTTAAAGAAAAAGCGAAAGAGCTTGGTGTGGACATTAAGGTCGAAACAAATGGTTCAAGCGGCATTAAGCACAAGCTGACTGCCCAAGAAATCGAAGATGCACCTGCAATCATTGTCGCAGCGGACAAGCAGGTTGAAATGGAGCGCTTTAAAGGCAAGCGCGTGCTTCAAGTACCTGTTACAGCGGGTATCAGACGCCCTCAGGAGCTAATCGAAAAAGCGATGAACCAAGATGCCCCGATTTATCAAGGCAGCGGCGGTTCTTCAGCTTCAAACGATGAAGATGAAGCGAGAGGCAAGTCTGGAAGCGGCATCGGAAACGCGTTTTATAAGCACTTGATGAGCGGTGTCAGCAACATGCTTCCATTCGTAGTCGGCGGCGGTATTCTCGTTGCGATTTCATTCTTCTGGGGAATTAATTCTTCCAATCCGGATGATCCTACTTACAACACGTTTGCTGCAGCTCTTAAGTTCATCGGCGGTGACAACGCATTAGGATTAATTGTGGCAGTTCTTGCCGGGTTTATCGCAATGAGTATTGCAGACCGTCCTGGTTTTGCACCTGGTATGGTCGGCGGATTTATGGCGACTCAAGCAAACGCTGGTTTCTTAGGCGGATTAATTGCCGGATTCCTTGCCGGTTATGTCGTGATTTTACTGAAAAAAGCATTTACGTTTATTCCTCAATCACTTGATGGATTAAAACCTGTTCTGATTTACCCGCTGTTCGGTATTTTTATCACTGGCGTATTAATGCAATTTGTTATCAATACACCTGTAGCAGCATTTATGAATTTCTTAACAAACTGGCTTGAAAGCCTTGGTACTGGAAACCTTGTATTAATGGGTATTATCTTGGGCGGTATGATGGCGATCGATATGGGCGGCCCGCTTAATAAAGCAGCCTTTACGTTCGGTATCGCGATGATTGATGCAGGCAACTATGCGCCTCATGCGGCAATCATGGCCGGCGGTATGGTTCCTCCGCTTGGTATCGCACTTGCAACAACAATTTTCCGAAATAAATTCAGTCAGCGTGACCGTGAAGCAGGTATTACATGCTACTTCATGGGTGCGGCTTTCGTAACAGAGGGAGCGATCCCGTTTGCTGCGGCTGATCCGCTTCGCGTCATTCCGGCTGCTGTCATTGGTGCAGCTGTTGCCGGCGGATTAACAGAATTCTTCCGTGTAACGCTTCCGGCACCTCACGGAGGAGTGTTCGTAGCCTTCATCACAAACCATCCGCTGCTTTACCTATTAAGTATCGTGATCGGTGCTGTTGTGATGGCAATTATCCTCGGTATCGTGAAAAAACCTGTTACAGAGAAATAA
- a CDS encoding ABC-F family ATP-binding cassette domain-containing protein, translating to MIAVNNVSLRFADRKLFEDVNIKFTPGNCYGLIGANGAGKSTFLKVLSGEIEPQTGDVHMSPGERLAVLKQNHFEYEEYEVLKVVIMGHKRLYEVMQEKDAIYMKPDFSDEDGIRAAELEGEFAELNGWEAESEAAILLKGLGISEDLHTKKMEDLGGSEKVKVLLAQALFGKPDVLLLDEPTNHLDLQAIQWLEEFLINFENTVIVVSHDRHFLNKVCTHIADLDFNKIQIYVGNYDFWYESSQLALKLSQEANKKKEEQIKQLQEFVARFSANASKSKQATSRKKLLEKITLDDIKPSSRRYPYVNFTPEREIGNDVLQVEGLSKTIDGVKVLDNVSFIMNREDKIAFTGRNELAVTTLFKIISGEMEADSGTFKWGVTTSQAFFPKDNSEYFEGSDLNLVDWLRQYSPHDQSESFLRGFLGRMLFSGEEVHKKANVLSGGEKVRCMLSKAMLSGANILILDEPTNHLDLESITALNNGLISFKGAMLFTSHDHQFVQTIANRIIEITPNGIVDKQMSYDEFLENADVQKKLTELYA from the coding sequence ATGATTGCTGTAAATAATGTAAGCTTGCGCTTTGCTGATCGCAAGTTATTTGAAGATGTCAATATTAAATTTACCCCAGGCAACTGCTATGGGTTAATTGGTGCAAATGGTGCCGGTAAATCAACGTTCCTGAAAGTGCTATCAGGCGAAATCGAGCCTCAAACAGGCGACGTTCATATGAGTCCCGGCGAGCGTCTTGCTGTCTTGAAACAGAACCATTTTGAGTACGAAGAGTATGAAGTGCTGAAAGTGGTGATTATGGGCCACAAACGCCTGTATGAAGTCATGCAGGAGAAAGACGCCATTTATATGAAGCCTGATTTCTCAGATGAGGATGGGATTCGTGCTGCTGAGCTCGAAGGTGAATTTGCGGAGCTGAATGGATGGGAAGCGGAAAGTGAAGCTGCGATCCTTTTAAAAGGCCTTGGGATTTCTGAAGATCTTCATACAAAGAAGATGGAAGACCTTGGCGGTTCAGAGAAAGTAAAAGTGCTCTTGGCACAGGCATTATTCGGCAAGCCGGATGTACTGCTGCTCGATGAGCCGACGAACCACTTGGACCTTCAGGCGATTCAGTGGCTGGAAGAGTTTTTGATTAACTTCGAAAACACGGTTATTGTCGTATCCCATGACCGTCACTTCTTAAATAAAGTGTGTACACACATTGCTGACCTTGATTTTAACAAAATCCAAATTTATGTCGGAAACTATGATTTCTGGTATGAATCAAGCCAGCTGGCGTTAAAGCTTTCTCAAGAAGCGAACAAGAAAAAAGAAGAGCAAATTAAACAGCTTCAAGAGTTTGTCGCTAGATTCAGCGCCAATGCGTCTAAATCTAAGCAGGCTACATCCAGAAAAAAACTTCTCGAAAAAATTACGCTGGATGATATTAAACCGTCTTCCCGCCGCTATCCTTACGTTAATTTTACGCCGGAACGGGAAATCGGAAATGATGTTCTTCAGGTGGAAGGCTTATCGAAAACAATCGATGGCGTAAAAGTGCTCGACAATGTCAGCTTTATTATGAATAGAGAAGATAAAATTGCTTTCACTGGCCGTAACGAGCTTGCTGTTACTACGCTGTTTAAAATCATTTCCGGGGAAATGGAAGCTGACAGCGGAACGTTTAAATGGGGCGTTACGACATCTCAAGCGTTTTTTCCAAAAGACAACAGTGAATATTTCGAAGGCAGTGATCTGAATCTTGTAGACTGGCTTCGCCAATATTCTCCTCATGACCAAAGTGAGAGCTTCTTACGCGGCTTCTTAGGACGGATGCTGTTCTCCGGAGAAGAAGTCCATAAAAAAGCTAATGTGCTTTCTGGGGGAGAAAAGGTTCGCTGTATGCTGTCGAAAGCGATGCTTTCTGGCGCCAATATTTTAATTTTGGATGAACCGACCAACCATTTAGACTTAGAATCCATTACGGCGCTCAATAACGGCTTAATCAGCTTTAAAGGCGCTATGCTGTTTACTTCCCATGACCATCAGTTTGTACAGACCATTGCCAACAGAATTATAGAAATTACACCTAACGGCATCGTCGATAAACAAATGAGCTATGATGAGTTCCTTGAAAATGCTGATGTGCAGAAAAAACTGACTGAACTATACGCGTAA
- a CDS encoding ketopantoate reductase family protein, with amino-acid sequence MKFLVVGAGGVGGYIGGRLAEQGNDVTFLVRQKRAEQLKETGLVIHSEKGDVSFQPALITAGETGRFDVVLIASKAYSLGQVIDDVKPFIDQESVIIPFLNGYRHYEQLFTVFSKEQVLGGLCFIESALDNKGEIHHTSASHRFVFGEWNGGRTERITALEEAFSGVKAEVIISGHIEKDIWKKYLFIATQAGITTLFQRPLGPILETEGGRHTAQTLIGEIGDILRKEGVPADPDLEEESFRTMTSMSYHMKSSMLRDMENGQTTEGDHLHGFLLEKAKRLSLAAPILETVYANLQMYEAEK; translated from the coding sequence ATGAAGTTTTTAGTTGTCGGAGCAGGAGGAGTAGGCGGATATATTGGCGGACGGCTTGCAGAGCAAGGCAATGATGTGACATTTCTCGTACGCCAAAAAAGAGCTGAGCAGTTAAAAGAAACCGGGCTTGTCATCCATAGTGAAAAGGGGGATGTATCATTTCAGCCCGCATTAATCACTGCCGGAGAAACAGGGCGGTTTGATGTCGTTCTCATCGCTTCTAAAGCGTATTCACTTGGTCAGGTGATAGACGATGTCAAACCGTTTATCGATCAGGAATCTGTCATTATCCCTTTCTTAAATGGGTATCGCCATTATGAGCAGCTGTTTACTGTATTTTCAAAAGAACAGGTGCTGGGCGGTCTGTGTTTTATAGAAAGTGCCTTAGATAACAAGGGAGAAATCCATCATACGAGCGCATCGCATCGTTTTGTATTCGGAGAATGGAACGGTGGGCGTACGGAACGAATAACAGCGCTTGAAGAGGCGTTTTCAGGCGTGAAGGCGGAAGTCATCATCAGCGGCCATATCGAGAAGGACATTTGGAAAAAGTATTTGTTTATTGCAACGCAAGCGGGGATCACAACGTTATTTCAACGACCGCTTGGCCCGATCCTCGAAACAGAAGGCGGACGTCACACGGCCCAAACTCTTATTGGAGAAATTGGCGATATTTTGCGAAAAGAAGGCGTTCCTGCTGACCCGGATCTAGAGGAAGAGAGCTTTCGTACGATGACGAGCATGTCTTATCATATGAAGTCATCTATGCTTCGTGATATGGAAAACGGACAAACGACTGAAGGCGACCACCTGCACGGCTTTTTGCTTGAAAAAGCAAAGCGTTTATCTCTTGCAGCACCTATATTAGAAACGGTTTATGCCAATCTGCAAATGTATGAAGCGGAAAAATAA
- a CDS encoding protein YkpC (YkpC, a protein of only 43 or 44 amino acids, is found broadly in the genus Bacillus.), with the protein MLRDLGRRVAIAAILSGIILGGMSISLANMPHSPAGGTVKLNHP; encoded by the coding sequence ATGCTAAGAGATTTAGGAAGAAGAGTAGCGATCGCAGCCATTTTAAGCGGAATTATTCTTGGAGGCATGAGCATTTCTTTAGCAAATATGCCCCATTCGCCTGCAGGCGGCACTGTAAAACTGAATCATCCGTAA
- a CDS encoding aminopeptidase has protein sequence MDSFSQKVNTYAQLAVEVGVNVQKGQHVVVNASTDVRDFVRLIVKHAYEKGAKNVTVNWQDDEVAKLKYELAPFEAFEEYPEWEAKGREELAKKGAAFISVVSSNPDLLKGADSKRIAAFQKAAGKALHTYRQYIQSDKVSWTVVGAASAGWAQKVFPGRSEEEAIQLLWEEIFKATRVNEDNPVEAWINHDQNLHEKVDHLNEKHYAALHYQAKGTDLTIKLPKKHVWAGAGSVNESGHEFMANMPTEEVFTLPQKDGVDGFVSSTKPLSYGGNIIENFTLTFENGRIVDIKAEKGEDILKELVETDEGSHYLGEVALVPYDSPISQSNILFYNTLFDENASNHLAIGSAYAFNIEGGKQMSREELVKEGLNESITHVDFMIGSKDMNIDGITADGKREPIFRNGNWAF, from the coding sequence ATGGATTCATTTTCACAGAAAGTAAATACATATGCGCAACTGGCGGTAGAGGTCGGCGTAAACGTCCAAAAAGGCCAGCATGTAGTCGTAAATGCTTCAACAGATGTACGCGATTTTGTCCGCTTAATTGTCAAACATGCATACGAAAAAGGCGCCAAAAATGTCACGGTGAATTGGCAGGATGACGAAGTCGCCAAATTAAAATATGAACTTGCGCCATTTGAAGCATTTGAAGAATACCCTGAATGGGAAGCAAAAGGCAGAGAAGAGCTTGCTAAAAAAGGAGCTGCTTTCATCTCTGTCGTGTCCTCAAATCCAGACTTACTAAAAGGTGCAGATTCCAAACGGATTGCTGCCTTCCAAAAAGCAGCAGGCAAAGCATTACATACATACAGACAATATATTCAATCGGACAAAGTCAGCTGGACTGTCGTAGGTGCGGCATCAGCGGGCTGGGCTCAAAAAGTTTTCCCTGGCAGATCAGAGGAGGAAGCGATTCAGCTTCTGTGGGAAGAAATTTTTAAAGCGACGCGTGTTAACGAAGACAACCCGGTTGAAGCTTGGATCAATCATGATCAAAATCTTCATGAAAAAGTTGACCATTTGAACGAGAAACATTACGCTGCTTTACATTATCAAGCAAAAGGAACTGATTTAACCATTAAGCTGCCGAAGAAACATGTTTGGGCAGGCGCAGGCAGCGTAAATGAGAGCGGCCATGAGTTTATGGCCAATATGCCGACAGAAGAGGTATTCACGCTGCCGCAAAAAGATGGGGTCGATGGGTTCGTATCGAGCACAAAACCGTTAAGCTATGGCGGAAATATTATTGAAAACTTCACCCTCACTTTTGAAAATGGCCGTATAGTCGATATTAAAGCAGAAAAAGGTGAGGACATTTTAAAAGAATTGGTGGAAACAGATGAGGGTTCGCACTATTTAGGTGAAGTGGCACTGGTTCCTTACGATTCGCCTATTTCACAATCAAATATTCTTTTCTATAACACATTGTTTGATGAAAACGCGTCAAATCATTTGGCGATCGGGAGTGCCTATGCCTTTAACATTGAAGGCGGAAAGCAGATGTCTCGTGAGGAGCTTGTCAAAGAAGGCTTAAATGAAAGCATTACACACGTGGATTTTATGATTGGCTCTAAGGATATGAATATCGATGGGATTACGGCAGACGGAAAAAGAGAGCCTATCTTCAGAAACGGAAATTGGGCGTTTTAA
- the kinC gene encoding two-component sensor histidine kinase KinC has protein sequence MRKYQARIISIILAMIFILFWDYLFYIIGKNPINWPVDIVYTAVTIISVWMLAYYIDEKQQLVKKMKDNEWKYKQLSEEKNRIMDNLQEIVFQTNAKGEITYLNQAWASITGFSISECMGTMYNDYFIKEKHVADHINTQIQNKASSGMFTAKYVTKSGTIFWGEVHYKLYYGRDDQFTGSLGTMSDITERKEAEDELIEINERLARESQKLSITSELAAGIAHEVRNPLTSVSGFLQIMKTQYPDRKGYFDIIFSEIKRIDLVLSELLLLAKPQAVTFKMHQLNEILKQVTTLLDTNAILSNIVIEKNFKETDGCMINGDENQLKQVFINIIKNGIEAMPKGGVVTISTAKTASYAVISVKDEGNGMPQEKLKLIGKPFYSTKEKGTGLGLAICLRILKEHDGELKIESEAGKGSVFQVVLPLTSDS, from the coding sequence ATGAGAAAATATCAAGCTCGTATCATTTCCATCATTTTGGCAATGATTTTTATTTTGTTTTGGGATTATTTATTTTATATTATAGGCAAAAACCCGATTAATTGGCCTGTTGATATTGTGTATACCGCAGTCACGATAATAAGTGTCTGGATGCTGGCTTATTATATCGATGAGAAACAGCAGCTGGTCAAGAAAATGAAGGATAATGAATGGAAGTATAAACAGCTCTCTGAAGAAAAAAACCGCATCATGGATAATTTGCAGGAAATCGTATTTCAAACGAATGCAAAAGGGGAAATTACATATTTAAATCAAGCGTGGGCATCAATAACGGGCTTTTCAATCAGTGAGTGTATGGGAACGATGTATAATGATTACTTCATAAAAGAAAAGCACGTAGCCGACCACATTAACACCCAAATCCAAAACAAGGCGTCTTCCGGTATGTTTACGGCAAAATATGTGACAAAGAGCGGCACGATTTTTTGGGGAGAAGTTCATTATAAACTTTACTACGGCCGTGATGACCAATTTACAGGCAGCCTGGGCACAATGTCAGATATTACTGAGCGGAAAGAGGCTGAAGACGAGCTCATTGAGATTAATGAACGGCTGGCGAGAGAATCACAGAAACTGTCAATCACAAGTGAACTTGCCGCCGGTATTGCACATGAGGTCAGAAACCCTTTAACATCTGTCAGCGGTTTTCTTCAGATTATGAAAACACAATATCCGGACAGAAAAGGCTATTTTGACATTATCTTTTCAGAGATTAAAAGAATCGACTTGGTGCTAAGCGAGCTGCTGTTGCTTGCAAAACCTCAGGCGGTTACATTTAAGATGCATCAGCTGAATGAGATCTTGAAACAAGTCACGACATTGCTAGATACCAATGCTATTCTGTCCAATATCGTCATAGAAAAAAATTTCAAAGAGACAGACGGCTGTATGATTAACGGTGACGAAAATCAGCTGAAGCAGGTCTTTATCAATATCATTAAAAATGGGATTGAGGCAATGCCTAAAGGCGGTGTCGTAACCATTTCGACTGCAAAAACAGCCTCTTACGCAGTGATAAGCGTGAAAGATGAAGGAAACGGCATGCCGCAGGAAAAGCTTAAGCTGATTGGCAAACCTTTTTATTCAACAAAAGAAAAGGGCACCGGACTAGGGCTTGCTATTTGTTTAAGAATTTTGAAGGAACATGACGGAGAATTGAAAATCGAAAGTGAGGCTGGAAAAGGCAGCGTCTTTCAAGTTGTTTTGCCTTTAACATCAGACAGCTGA
- the abhA gene encoding transcriptional regulator AbhA: MKSIGVVRKVDELGRIVMPIELRRALDIAIKDSIEFFVDGDKIILKKYKPHGVCLMTGEITSENKDYGNGKITLSPEGAQLLLEEIQAALKE, translated from the coding sequence ATGAAATCAATAGGTGTTGTAAGAAAAGTAGATGAATTAGGCCGTATTGTCATGCCGATCGAATTAAGACGGGCACTTGATATTGCCATAAAAGACAGCATTGAGTTTTTTGTTGACGGAGATAAAATTATCTTGAAAAAGTACAAACCCCATGGCGTTTGTTTAATGACCGGAGAAATTACTTCAGAAAATAAAGATTACGGCAACGGTAAAATTACGCTAAGCCCTGAGGGTGCACAGCTGCTTCTCGAAGAAATTCAAGCCGCTTTAAAAGAATAA
- a CDS encoding IS1182 family transposase gives MFHTRNSSQNTAEFVLLDQLVEEDHLLRKIDKYIDFSFIIEKVKPYYSENKGRPSLDPLILFKMMFIGYLYGIRSERQLEKEIYYNMAYRWFLGLNINDPVPHHSTISWNRRTRFKDTTIFQDIFDEIVLQAINHDMVGGRVLFTDSTHLKANANKHKYTRKTIAQDTQNYIKDLNEAIQEDREEHGKKPLTAKEEVKAEKEIRHSTTDPESGYLYRENKPEGFFYLDHRTTDMKYNIITDAYVTPGNVHDSVPYLDRLDHQIARFGFQVEAVALDSGYLTTPICKGLADRHIFGVIAHRRYHPTRGLFPKWKFHYDSEKDSYICPNQQTLTYSTTDRKGYRSYKSNPEICSSCRLLGNCTKSKNRQKVITRHVWEDHKEKVRQNRLSVSGKNLYKKRKEKIERSFADSKQLHGLRYCRLRGKRNVSEQVLLTAACQNMKKIATYLAKQG, from the coding sequence ATGTTCCACACAAGAAATTCTTCTCAAAACACAGCCGAATTTGTTCTGCTTGACCAACTGGTCGAAGAGGATCATCTGCTTCGAAAAATTGATAAATACATAGACTTCTCTTTTATCATTGAAAAGGTTAAGCCTTACTACAGCGAAAACAAAGGCCGCCCCTCACTTGATCCACTAATTTTATTCAAAATGATGTTTATCGGCTACCTCTACGGTATCCGTTCAGAAAGGCAGCTCGAAAAAGAAATTTACTACAATATGGCGTACAGATGGTTTTTGGGACTGAATATCAATGACCCAGTTCCGCACCACTCGACCATCAGCTGGAACAGACGCACACGCTTTAAAGATACAACCATCTTCCAAGACATTTTTGATGAGATCGTTCTTCAGGCCATCAATCATGACATGGTGGGCGGACGTGTCCTATTCACTGATTCCACTCATCTGAAAGCCAATGCCAACAAGCATAAATACACAAGAAAAACAATAGCGCAGGATACACAAAACTATATCAAGGATTTAAATGAAGCCATACAAGAGGATCGGGAGGAACACGGAAAAAAGCCATTAACAGCCAAAGAGGAGGTGAAAGCTGAAAAAGAGATCCGCCACAGTACAACCGATCCGGAAAGTGGCTATCTGTATCGCGAAAACAAACCAGAAGGTTTTTTCTATTTAGATCACCGCACAACAGATATGAAATACAACATTATCACCGATGCCTATGTCACACCCGGAAATGTCCATGATTCTGTGCCCTATCTTGACCGATTGGATCACCAAATCGCACGATTTGGTTTTCAAGTAGAAGCCGTCGCCCTTGATTCTGGTTATTTAACGACTCCCATCTGTAAAGGATTAGCTGACCGCCATATTTTTGGCGTTATTGCCCATAGACGATATCACCCTACCAGAGGCTTGTTTCCAAAATGGAAGTTTCATTATGACAGTGAGAAAGACAGTTACATTTGCCCGAACCAGCAAACACTTACATACTCAACAACTGACCGAAAAGGCTACCGGTCATATAAATCAAATCCTGAAATATGTTCCTCATGCCGGCTGCTTGGGAACTGTACAAAATCAAAGAATCGGCAGAAAGTGATTACTCGGCATGTATGGGAAGATCATAAAGAAAAGGTCAGACAAAATCGCTTGTCTGTTTCAGGAAAAAACCTCTACAAAAAAAGAAAAGAAAAAATAGAGCGAAGCTTTGCAGATTCAAAACAGCTGCACGGGCTTCGCTATTGCAGGTTGAGGGGGAAACGAAATGTGAGTGAACAAGTTCTTCTCACAGCCGCATGCCAGAACATGAAGAAGATTGCCACATACCTAGCCAAGCAAGGCTAG
- the sipT gene encoding signal peptidase I sipT, which yields MTEEKNTKTEKTAKKKTNTYLEWGKAIVIAVLLALLIRHFLFEPYLVEGSSMYPTLHDGERLFVNKTVNYIGELKRGDIVIINGETSKIHYVKRLIGKPGETVQMKDDTLYINGKKVAEPYLSNNKKEAEKLGVSLTGDFGPVKVPKGKYFVMGDNRLNSMDSRNGLGLIAEDRIVGTSKFVFFPFNEMRQTK from the coding sequence TTGACCGAGGAAAAAAACACGAAAACTGAAAAAACGGCGAAGAAAAAAACCAATACGTACTTGGAATGGGGAAAAGCGATTGTCATCGCGGTTCTGCTGGCTCTCCTGATCCGTCACTTTTTATTTGAGCCTTATTTAGTAGAAGGGTCATCTATGTATCCCACATTACATGATGGAGAAAGGCTGTTTGTGAATAAAACCGTCAACTATATCGGCGAGCTGAAGCGCGGAGATATTGTCATTATCAACGGTGAGACTTCGAAAATCCATTACGTTAAAAGATTGATCGGAAAGCCTGGAGAAACCGTTCAAATGAAGGATGACACGCTTTATATAAACGGAAAAAAAGTAGCCGAGCCATACTTGTCTAACAACAAAAAGGAAGCAGAAAAGCTTGGTGTCAGCCTGACAGGCGACTTTGGGCCGGTTAAGGTTCCGAAAGGCAAATATTTTGTCATGGGAGATAACCGTTTGAATTCTATGGACAGCCGAAATGGGCTGGGGCTGATTGCAGAAGACAGGATTGTCGGCACATCGAAGTTTGTCTTTTTCCCGTTTAACGAAATGCGTCAAACAAAATAA